DNA sequence from the Lagopus muta isolate bLagMut1 chromosome 23, bLagMut1 primary, whole genome shotgun sequence genome:
GAGCCCCGACAGCTGCAGCCCGCATCCACCGCCCGTGGCCAGAACTGGAATTTACAGTCTGTAGGAGCCCGGAGCCCCACACCGCGGACTGCTCGGATCCTTTCTCTCCGTTTACATCCCCGGTTCTGCCTTCATTTAAAGTATTTCTCGCTTTTTATAGAAACCGAATGGTTTAAGAGCTAATCTGCTTAGGTTGGTTGTTggttgggttggttttgtttttgttgtttttttttatgaagtctTTACTTTTGGCTTAAAATCCGTAACGCTTTGTAAGTCCGCTGTGTTTAATTCTGCTTCCAGGGGGGAACTGCTGGGGCCGGGTGGAGGGAGGGCGCTGCCCGCTGTATAATGTGAAGCGATGCTGTTTCctctgtaaataatttttttaatggccAAAACACACGATTTGCGATTTTCTAacttctgaaggaagaaaaaaaaaaaaaaaaaaaaaagctgtatggGTTCTATTGTAACATTTGAAAGGAATAAATGGTGATCCCTTCACGGGGGAGCTCGAGTCCTTCTTGTCCCACACGGGGAGGGCAGCAGTTGCTTatggagctcagcagctgctgcattaATTGCCCTGCTCTCGCTAATTGACTCACAGCAGATGCAGAGCTGTGGTCACAAAGGATTTCCTCAGCACCGATCGCTGCCTCTGGGGGCTCGTGGCTCCGTGCTGCGATCGcggggctggatgggctctgctGGGGGCGGAGGGGCCCCTTCTCATCAGGGCAACCCAGGCGGGCTGCTGGAGGAATTCCCTGCTGTGAATTCCGGTGAGCTTCGGGTGTGAGATCCCAAACCGCGTCCGACGGTGACAGAAGTGACGTGCCGACATCTCCGCCCGATGGGGCGCAGCGGGTGCTGCCGAGCTCCGCGCCACGGAGCCGCGCTCTGCCCCAATGCCGCAGcccaaaggcagcagctcctctgctcgGCATCCCGCGGCTCCAAAGGCCCTGCTCCAAATCTGCCCTACGGGGGGCGAGGGGCCGGGGGGAAGCGAGGAGCGGGGTTCGCAGGCAGGGAAGGGATGGCGGTGCCGAGCCGCAGCCCTCGAGTAGAGATAAGAGCCAAAATGTCTGCGTGCAGCGCGTCCTCCTATCGGCAGCAGACGCTGCGCGCAGGAGGGATTCATCCCCGCCGATGGCGGAGGGAGGGATGAGAGCCGGGCGCGTGCCGTGCGGGCGCTGCGCTTTGTCAGCCGCTGTTTCCGCTGCGCTCCGTGCGCCCGGCTGagccgcggggctgcgggagcTGCGGCCGTGCAGCCGTGGCAGCCATTTTAAGGCAGCCCGGGAGGGAGAAGGGCTGCAGCCGCGCGTCGGCGTGGAGCACGGAGCGACGAGCGCGAGGGGAAGCGGCTGCTCGCAGGGGGGCTGAGCGCGAGCTGCGGCCCCTGGGGCAGCGCTGCGGCAGCGAGGGGCTGCGGCATCGaggcttttcctcctctccttacAGCAGCCTGGGCTCACGAGCCTTTCCCGTGCGTTTCAAATCACGCTGCTcgtttaatgatttttttctaattaactAAACAACAGAttacaaaaccccaaacccaaacAGGCTcatgcaagaagaaaacacacagctcCTTTTCCTTAACCTAGGATTCCCCCTCCAGATCAACGTCGccttcagagcagcaggcagcgcAGCGCTGGCAGCACACAAAGCACCGTGGGGGGGAACCGAGCGATGAACGGCCCAGAGCGCTGGGAGCGAGCAGAGAACGTGCAGGACTTCGGTGCAGAGGGGTGGGGAGGGCCGAAGGCTGGTATGGAAGTCAGGGAAATCAAAAGGCAACGTCAGCACCTCCAAAAGGAGCCGCGTGCAGCGCTCTGCACAACGCTTCAGCACTTCACCAAAACATCCACGGCCCTCCTGAAGGAAGGGGaggctcctcctgccccacactCTGAATTACCCCgtgcagaaagcagtgcaaaCTCAGACCAACCGTAGAAATGTACGTTTTATTACAAAGATtctcaaaatttaaaataaaagcatctttaaaaaaCCACAATatatttcccccccccctccccgagACACAAAGATACACTGATCTCTCTCGCTTCACATACAAACACTGAAGAGCAGGAGTGAGATGTCACTCAGGTTCCAAGAGACTACAAAACTTACGgtggaaaagggggaaaaaagaagcacttaaaaaaataaaacattttaaaaacaacctGTGTTAAGTTAGCAGCATTATTAGAGTTGAAACCACCTGCAGCGCTCCGTGGAGGTACAGACCCTCTGATGGACAGAGGAATCCCcctgagaaaggagagcagcgAGTCAGAACTGCCTGCAAAACTTCTGCAAAGCTGGAGCTGAGCGCAGCACCTCATGGAACGCTCCTCTCACGCTCAGCCGTACAAAGCAAGGTGTGAGAAAGGCCAGCTCCGATCACAAAGGACCTTTGGGTGTGAGATAACGCGTGGGAGTAGGAAGAGGAGTAGTTATAAAAACGCACAGAGCCCCATCTGCTGTTTCCTCGTACAGATAACAGCTCAGACTGCTGATAAAAAGGTTCTCCGCATTCACTGGCCTTGAGAGCAAAGAGAGGAAAGGTTCCTTGAAAACACGCCTGCTTCAGAGCTCCTGTGAGTGACACAcgaggagcagaggcagcagctgggctctgtCCGTCTGTCCtgtcctgctgtgctttcagctcACAGATCCGTACTGAGAAGCAATTACAGCACGTGGAGCTGAGGGCAGAAGCGGAGTGAAGCAGGCAGCCAGGGGGGCAGAAACTCACCTCCCCCTGCAACGAGGGGCACAGCTGTAGGAAACAAGCACACAGAGATTCCATCCCttctcctgcttgcaacgcgCAGCGCTGCCACGCCACCGAGATCTGCCACGTCCTGGAAAGCATCTGCCACCACAGCAGCTGATCTGCACTCTGCATTTCCCAGCTCTAAACCTGCAGGGCTCTGGGGCAGATTCGCTCATGCCATTTTCTGATCTGCTTGTAAGCTGCTTCACCTCCTTCCACAAGTTTGCTGCAGGGAGGTGGCCAACTCTGCTCACAAACTGCACTATTTGACCCTGAGAAGCGGCACCAGCTTGCAGTTACTTGCCATGGTGGAATCAGACTGAAGACCAAAGGAACACTCAGTCTCTCACAGGCTTAATTTGGGAATTCATATCtcccacaaaataaaataaaataaaatgaaagagaaaggcaaagaagggaaaaaaaagtttcatggCCATCCTTCCACCTAACCTGAAATGCAGATACTACTTCTACTTAAATTACTCATTTTCAAGGGTGGTTACTTCAGAggagagcaaagaaaggaagggattCTTTTTTAAAGACACACTAAGGAGGCAGTGGAAGGCAAAGAGTGAAGCTTCCCAGTCACCAATCCTGGGCAGTGCGGGTCTCTCTACTCTGCAGAGTCCTCCctgtctgctcccagcagagTGCAGCAAGGAATAATTTACAGTCCTCGAgtcatttatatatttatatagaaatatatacagaaacatatataaaatataaatcctGTGGAATGGGAGGCAACCAGAGAAGCTAGCCTACGATAACTGTGCACTGACAGGTACTGTCCAGCTGCAGCCATCTTAGGTGGATTTTGTCTCTTCCTTCACCCTGTGGGAGGAAGCAGTGGAAAATTCGGTTGAAACAAGCAGCTCGGGCTGCACCACAAGCTGTAGCCATACAAATGCCACTGAGATGCTCCACCCTGGTAACACTCCACGTGCTCTGGTGTCAACCTCCCTTTAAGAGCAGTGACACCTTACAGAATACATAGTATTTTGTAGCCCTATTCTTTGGAGGCTCTCAGAGCTGTATCAGGAGTGCTGCCCCTGCCACGCTGACTCCCCCTGTTAAGAGCCCATGACAAGCCATCCAAACCACCACGCCTCTTCTCCAACCCCAGAAGCTGTGCAGCACCCCTCCAGGGGCAGGGGGAAATGCACAGGGAAACACAAACTCAGGCAGTTAACGGGATGTGGGCTCACCCCTTGGGTTCGGCTTTctcctcttttgctttttcctcttctttctcatctaagaaaaaaaaaaagaacaaaagaaggCATGGAAGAGCAGTAGGAAATCATACATCAGCAACGCTCTACAGAGCCAGGAGGGCTTCCAGCCACAGCTCTCGTGCTCacccttcttctcctcctcctccttttcctcttctgttttcacacGCTTGGCCTTCTTAAAGTTAGCAACATTTTTGCGCCCTCCTTCCCCTTCATCTTCAGAGTCAGAGAATTCTTCATCACAGGATATTCTCTTATCAGAATTGCGGACTGAGAGCGAAGGGGAGAAGAGGTCAGAAGACAGAGCACACGAATGCTTGGAGATGAACCCTCTGTGCACATCCACACACATGGGAAGGAGCCAATAAACCCACATAACTCACAGTGAGATCGCAACAAACACCTCATCTACCTGCCGTGCCTTTTGACTCACTGCTCCTGACTGCTTTTGCTTCCTCTAAGCTCACGTGTGGGACGTGGATCAGAGGCAGTGTGATGTTTAGACTTGACAGCAGGAGCAGGTTATCCAACCTCGCACTGAGAGAATCTGACTGCCAGACCTGAGGGCCATCGGCCAATCTGGATAACGACCAGCATTTTCACCCATGCAGCAACTTCTGGGACACCTGATAGCCTCCCAGAAGGTAATCCATCACAGCACCCCTGCCACAGGAACTGTTTAAATCCTCACATGAATGCCTGTGTTCTTCCTTATGGAAACTGGCAAAAATGCTCCCAGGCAGAAGAACTccaccagtgctgcagctcacatCATTGCCTGACCTTACAAAACCCATCCGAACTACGCTCAGATTCAAACTGAAGAACCCCTGAACTGAGGTCCATCTCAGTCAAACATCCTTCCCTCTTTCCTAAGGCATTTCAGTTCAGTGCCTCCATGCCTCCCCAGCAATCCGACCCCGTTCAGCTTTGGCACAGGCCCTGCACAGCACACTTCCCAGCAGTGCAAGGCAGCCACGCCAGAGGCAAGCACGTACTTGAAATGCGCTTCTCAGGatcctcttcctcttcatctcCACTGTCTTCCTGAACAGCATCCTCAGGAATTGGCTGCATCTGGACGCCAGGGGCATGAGGCAGCATGCGCAGGTTCTCAAAGAGACGCTGCCTAGAGCCAGCCAGGAAAGGAATCGTTTGTGTTTAGCCAGTAAAGGTTGCCAGCCTTGTGGGGAAGGGCAAAGACTTACTTGATCTTCTCGAGATACTCATTGGTATTCTGGTTCGTCATGTTTGAGGGACTGATGTGCAGCTTAAAGTCTGGTCCGAAGTACTCAAAATAGTCATTATATGGGAGTTCTGCAGACAAGttgaaatagaacaaaaatCAAATCACCTCTGGACCAGCAATGAAATGCCTCATACACAGCTGATTTCAGAGCTAAATAagagcacagctgcattttcctACGGGCAGGAGCTGACCATTTCATAGCCAGACTCAGATCAAAACGGACGGCTTAGCAACAGGGCAGTCTGAGCTTACGTGGCAGTTAAATGCTATCAGTGTGCACAAAAGTTTGCAGCAGAAGGTCGCCTcatctcagcacacagcaggactGTGGGTATCTCCTGATGGAGGAGAAAACTACAGGGCTATGACACAAACAAGAGCAACTACTGCAAACCATGGGCCCAAAAAGCTCTTCCACAGTCAAAAGCTAATGAAACATCTTATGGTTCCTGACTCCACCTCCCTCAGCCCTGTCTCTAGGCAGTCACTGTCCCTTATCTTGCCCCAAAGGCTCCAGAGGAAAGTTACCATTTGGGATCTCAGTGTCCAAAGCCACAGCAGTCTCGTAGGTCCAGCACCTGGCCACATTGCGGATCGTGTAGCCGCCTCCCCCCAGCATCAGCATGGGCAAATTAAAACTTTTGACAAACTCCACACACTTGGCATGACCTGCAGCAAAGGCAGCGGGGAAAAAGGTGAGAGCCTCAAGGCACAAAGACAaacttttcagtgaaaagcagTGAGATGATTTACGCCAATTTAACACAGGAACTCTGCTGTACAGTTCTGGCTACTCGGCATCACAGACCCAGCCTCACTGCTTTGATGGAAACACTGTATTCTTACCTTTGATGGTCAGATTAAAACAACCCAGCCTGTCTCCGGACAGAGAATCTGACCCACACTGCAGGACAACTGCACTAGGCTGGAATGTCTCCATCACTTTAGATATCACCTAAACAAGAAACCCATTGTTACACTTTCTCCACAGGACAGCGTCACAGCAACACAGTAACGTCCAGCAAGTGACACGAAGACATCCCTAGTGttcccacagctgctggctCTCACATACTGGTGACACTGAGGCTCTCACCAAGAAAAACTTACTGATGACAGGCTGCAATTGTAAGGGAGGAACACAGCCACTGAGGAATCTTACAACAGCAGCCTGAGTCTCCCTGAAGAATGGCTCCACGAGCCACCCAGCAACAAAGCACGATGCACAAAGAATCACTCAGCACTCACCGGCTTGAATATTGCCTCATAGGACTCATCATCAATCCCATCCCGGAGGGGATAGTTGACAGCATAGTACTTGCCTTTGCCTGCACCAATGTCCTGTTAGAGAGAAAGACAGGACAGAGCACAAGGTCACCACAAACTGCACTGCAAACTATGAACGGAAGTCCAGGAGTCTGTTGGTGTAATCTGAATGTAAGCATAAGCTCTTGTGGCTGGATGCTGCCATGGTGTAAGAAGGCAAGAGCTGAGTCCAACAGCGACGTATTTGGCAGAAGTGGAAGCATTTGGCCTCTGCTCAGGGAAGAAGAACCCACTACCATCACTGTTGGAAACGTCAGCAAGATGCACCAACACATACTAGAGCAGATAAACTGCTGACAAACTTTCACCAGAAAGCCTGTGCACACTGGAAGTAGCTGAAGTGACCAAGATGCCATCAGAAGGCTGATATCTAAGCCTTGATTTTATTACCACAGATCTATTACTATTTTATTACTGCACAGGCCAAGCTCATAGGAACAAAGCATCCTCTCTAAGAGCCAAGCCAGTTGCCACATATACTTTCACCCTGTAAAAGGAGCTACAGAGCGGTGGATTTAGCCCAATTAGCAtgacagcaaagagaagaaagtgatCACATTTCTGCTGAGGTTTCGCTCTCACCCGCAGGTCCCCTGTTCCAGGGAAGTACTCTCCATACTTGTGAAAGGACACTGTCATCACTCGGTCGGTGGTGTAGAAGGCTTCCTCCACACCATCTCCATGGTGAATATCAATGTCGATATACAGGACCCTCTGGTGATACCTAGGATCAGAAAGGAGtcaaaatgctgcatttcttcagagCGGGCCCAGAGCAAATGGGAAGTGGGCAAAGAACCCTGCACAGATTCCCAGGCTAGTTGTCTTTCTGGTGCAAAAGAAGCGTGGAGAATGGACACATGCTTTGCTCAGCAGTGGAACAGAATCCCTGCACCACAAAGCGCCTTTTACTGCTGCAGCTGATCTCTGAAAGCAGGCTTGACTCAGTTTATTCGGATCCAGCCAACGGAGTCTACATTTTTATGTCCCAGCCTCTCACTGAGGTCTGCCTGGAGCCAACAGCCACCAGGGTGGTAAGCAGCAGACAGACAGATCTTACAGCTGTGCACCCTTCTCTTGAGGGAGGAGAAGGGCC
Encoded proteins:
- the HDAC1 gene encoding histone deacetylase 1 yields the protein MALTQGTKRKVCYYYDGDVGNYYYGQGHPMKPHRIRMTHNLLLNYGLYRKMEIYRPHKANAEEMTKYHSDDYIKFLRSIRPDNMSEYSKQMQRFNVGEDCPVFDGLFEFCQLSAGGSVASAVKLNKQQTDIAVNWAGGLHHAKKSEASGFCYVNDIVLAILELLKYHQRVLYIDIDIHHGDGVEEAFYTTDRVMTVSFHKYGEYFPGTGDLRDIGAGKGKYYAVNYPLRDGIDDESYEAIFKPVISKVMETFQPSAVVLQCGSDSLSGDRLGCFNLTIKGHAKCVEFVKSFNLPMLMLGGGGYTIRNVARCWTYETAVALDTEIPNELPYNDYFEYFGPDFKLHISPSNMTNQNTNEYLEKIKQRLFENLRMLPHAPGVQMQPIPEDAVQEDSGDEEEEDPEKRISIRNSDKRISCDEEFSDSEDEGEGGRKNVANFKKAKRVKTEEEKEEEEKKDEKEEEKAKEEKAEPKGVKEETKST